One window from the genome of Kaistella carnis encodes:
- the paaD gene encoding 1,2-phenylacetyl-CoA epoxidase subunit PaaD — MVNQANLLEILSQIPDPEIPVINIVELGIVREAKMISDNEVEIVITPTYSACPAMFNIEEDIVKLFKEKGIQAKVITKISPIWTTDWITDEAREKLRVYGITPPEKGNHEDHLNVPKKCPRCGSINTKQISRFGSTLCKASYQCNDCLEPFDYFKCH; from the coding sequence GTGGTTAATCAAGCAAACTTATTAGAGATACTTTCCCAAATTCCCGATCCCGAAATTCCCGTTATCAATATTGTGGAACTCGGCATTGTTCGGGAAGCAAAAATGATTTCCGATAACGAAGTAGAAATCGTGATTACGCCTACTTATTCGGCGTGTCCGGCGATGTTTAATATTGAAGAGGACATTGTTAAACTCTTTAAAGAAAAAGGAATTCAGGCGAAAGTGATTACCAAAATCTCTCCCATTTGGACGACCGATTGGATTACCGATGAAGCGCGGGAGAAACTTCGCGTTTACGGAATTACGCCACCCGAAAAAGGAAATCACGAAGATCATTTAAACGTTCCGAAAAAATGTCCAAGATGTGGTTCTATTAACACGAAGCAAATCAGTCGTTTCGGTTCTACCCTTTGCAAAGCCAGTTATCAATGCAATGATTGTCTGGAACCTTTCGATTATTTTAAATGTCATTAA
- a CDS encoding enoyl-CoA hydratase-related protein, translating into MYTQLEIESHLDGKLQIAYLNDEKTYNSLNKTLLSELKTFIHDGSRDENVRCLAISGRGKAFCSGQNLKDAMSFSDPDEDRVIQRIVIDYYNPLVKEIANARKPVISLVNGPAVGAGAMLALICDFTLATESSYFSQAFVNIGLIPDTGGTYWLPKLLGRQQANYLAFTGKKLSATEAKNLGLIADVFPDENFMENAMEVLTQISNLPTKAISLTKKAFNESYDNTLSQQLDVEGILQQTAAESEDFMEGVSAFLEKRTPEYKGK; encoded by the coding sequence ATGTACACACAACTCGAAATAGAATCTCACCTGGATGGGAAACTGCAAATTGCCTATCTGAACGACGAAAAAACTTATAACAGTTTAAATAAAACTTTACTTTCTGAACTTAAAACTTTTATTCATGATGGAAGTCGGGATGAAAATGTTCGTTGTCTGGCGATTTCAGGTCGTGGGAAAGCGTTCTGTTCCGGACAAAACTTGAAAGACGCCATGTCTTTCAGCGATCCGGACGAAGATCGGGTTATTCAAAGAATAGTGATTGATTATTATAATCCTTTGGTGAAAGAAATTGCAAACGCCAGAAAACCTGTAATATCTTTGGTTAATGGTCCTGCAGTTGGTGCCGGAGCGATGTTAGCGTTAATCTGTGATTTTACCTTAGCGACTGAATCTTCATATTTTTCACAGGCATTCGTCAACATCGGATTAATTCCTGACACTGGTGGAACGTATTGGTTACCAAAACTTTTGGGCAGACAACAGGCAAATTATTTAGCGTTTACTGGTAAAAAATTATCCGCTACAGAAGCGAAAAATCTAGGATTGATTGCAGATGTTTTTCCAGATGAAAATTTCATGGAGAATGCAATGGAAGTTCTGACGCAAATTTCGAATTTACCAACGAAAGCCATTTCTTTAACCAAGAAAGCCTTCAATGAATCTTACGACAATACATTGAGTCAACAACTGGACGTAGAAGGAATATTGCAACAAACGGCGGCAGAATCAGAAGATTTTATGGAGGGAGTTTCAGCATTTTTAGAAAAAAGAACACCGGAATATAAAGGGAAGTAA
- a CDS encoding four helix bundle protein, giving the protein MRNDKENLIVNKTFDFALQIIEFSEMFFEQKRFSLANQIFKSGTSIGANVRESQNAESKADFIHKMKISAKEADEVEYWLLLCKHSKYLTSPNEEMFDDLKAIQLILSKIISTSKS; this is encoded by the coding sequence ATGAGAAATGATAAAGAAAATTTAATCGTTAATAAAACCTTTGATTTTGCTCTTCAGATTATCGAATTCTCCGAGATGTTTTTTGAACAAAAGAGATTCTCATTGGCAAATCAAATTTTCAAATCTGGAACTTCTATTGGTGCAAATGTGCGAGAAAGTCAGAATGCTGAAAGCAAAGCGGATTTCATTCATAAGATGAAAATTTCTGCAAAAGAAGCAGATGAAGTCGAATACTGGTTACTCCTTTGTAAACATTCGAAATATTTAACTTCTCCTAACGAAGAAATGTTTGATGATTTAAAAGCAATTCAATTGATCCTCTCCAAAATTATTTCAACATCTAAATCCTAA
- a CDS encoding 3-hydroxyacyl-CoA dehydrogenase NAD-binding domain-containing protein — translation MNIGIIGSGTMGIGIAQVAATSGCEVFLYDQNSAQTEKSLVTLKKVLEILVEKQKISAEKSEDIFTKIKPCSELQNFKDCDLVIEAIIENKEIKTKVFQQLEEIVSEDCIISSNTSSISITSLSSELKNPKRFIGIHFFNPAPLMPLVEVIPGLLTEKTLAYDITALMESWGKKPVIAKDVPGFIVNRIARPFYGEALRIAEENIATPEQIDDAMRTLGNFKMGPFELMDLIGIDVNFSVTKTVYTDYFFDPKYKPSLLQQRMSEAKLHGRKTGKGFYDYSENAQKPAPEKDEELYQEIFMRILSMLINEAVEAKRLGIANDEAIELAMQKGVNYPKGLLQWGFDIGFERVSETLQNLYNEYQEERYRQSPLLRKMRNV, via the coding sequence ATGAATATAGGAATTATCGGTTCTGGAACCATGGGAATTGGAATTGCACAAGTTGCTGCAACTTCTGGTTGTGAGGTTTTTTTGTATGATCAAAACTCAGCACAAACAGAAAAGTCTTTAGTAACTCTTAAAAAGGTTCTGGAAATATTGGTTGAAAAACAAAAAATATCTGCAGAGAAAAGCGAAGATATTTTTACTAAAATAAAACCTTGTTCGGAACTTCAGAATTTTAAAGATTGCGATTTGGTGATTGAAGCCATTATTGAAAATAAAGAAATCAAGACCAAAGTTTTTCAACAATTAGAAGAAATCGTTTCTGAGGATTGTATTATTTCGAGCAATACTTCTTCTATTTCGATTACTTCCCTTTCTTCAGAATTAAAGAATCCGAAACGTTTTATTGGAATTCATTTTTTCAATCCGGCTCCTTTAATGCCTTTGGTGGAAGTGATTCCTGGACTGTTAACCGAGAAAACTTTGGCTTACGACATTACAGCCTTAATGGAAAGTTGGGGAAAAAAACCGGTGATTGCGAAAGATGTTCCCGGATTTATTGTGAACAGAATTGCGCGTCCGTTTTACGGAGAAGCGTTGAGAATTGCGGAAGAGAATATCGCCACGCCGGAACAGATTGATGACGCTATGCGAACTTTGGGAAATTTCAAAATGGGACCTTTTGAACTGATGGATCTCATTGGAATTGATGTTAATTTCTCTGTCACAAAAACGGTTTACACAGATTATTTTTTCGACCCGAAATACAAACCGAGTTTGCTTCAACAAAGAATGAGCGAGGCCAAATTGCACGGACGAAAAACGGGAAAAGGTTTTTATGACTATTCAGAAAACGCTCAAAAACCTGCTCCCGAAAAAGACGAAGAATTGTACCAGGAAATCTTCATGCGAATATTATCAATGTTGATTAACGAAGCCGTAGAAGCAAAACGACTCGGAATTGCCAACGATGAAGCCATAGAATTAGCCATGCAAAAAGGCGTGAATTATCCTAAAGGTTTGCTGCAATGGGGATTTGATATTGGGTTTGAAAGAGTTTCTGAAACTTTGCAAAATCTTTATAACGAATACCAGGAGGAACGATACAGGCAAAGTCCTTTACTGCGTAAAATGCGTAATGTTTAA